One Deinococcus aerophilus genomic window, GGTGTCCGGCGTGTTGAACGTGGAGACGCGCCTGGCCCGGGAGATCATGACTCCCCGTGTCCGGCTGATTAGCGTTCCCGCCACCCTGAGTGTGCGCGAGGCGTTGCAGCGGGTGGCGGGGACCTCCTACTCCCGTTTTCCGGTGACCGACGGGCAGGCGGACGATGTGGTGGGCATGGTTCACCTACGGCCGCTGTTCCTGGCCGCCGAAACCCGTCCCGAGACCCCGGTGTCTGAGGTGATGGTGCCGCCCCTGGTGGTGTCCGAGGGGTTGAACGTACCGCGCCTGTGGCAGCGTCTGCGCCTGGAAGGACGGCACAGCGCCGTGGTGGTGGACGAGTATGGCAGCGTGGCGGGGCTGGTCACGCTGGAGGACACGCTCGAGGAGATTTTCGGTGAAATGCAGGACGAATTCGATCAGGAGGACGACCCGGTGTCTGTCCAGGGACAGCGCGTCAGCGTGCGCGGCGACGTGCTGGTCAAGATGTTGAACGACCGCTTTGAACTGCAGTTGCCCACCGACGAGGTGGACACCATCGGCGGGCTGATGTGGCAGCGGCTGGGACGTCTGCCCGAGGTGGGCGACGAATTGACTTTCGGCGCCATCACGCTGCGGGTGGAGGCGATGCACCGGCGCACCGTGCAGCGGGTGGGGTTCACGATGGCCCGCGCCGGGGATGACCGCAATCAGGAGACCCACCGCTGATGCTGAGTTATCTGTTGCCCATCCTGATCATCGCCGTGCTGGTGGTGCTGAACGGGCTGTTCGTGGCCGCCGAGTTCGCGCTGGTGGCCTCGCGCCGCAGCCGCCTGAAAACGCTGGCCGAGGGGGGGAACCCGGCGGCCCGCTGGCTGTACGACCTGACCGGACACGTGACCGGCAAGGACCGCTATATCGCCGTGGCACAGCTGGGCATCACGCTGGCCTCCATCGGGCTGGGGATGTACGGCGAACCCGCGATCGCGGCGTGGCTCTACGGTCCCTTCGAGGCGCTGGGCCTGCCCTACGCGGCGGCCCACACGGTGGGGTTCGTGGTGGCCCTGAGCCTGATCACCTTTCTGCACGTGGTGTTCGGCGAGATGATTCCCAAGGCGCTGGCGCTGCAAACTCCGGAAACGGTCAGCGTGCGGGTGCATCCGCTGATGCGGGTCTTCGGTCTGCTGTTCCGGCCGATGATCGCCCTGCTGACCGCGCTGGCGCTGGGACTCATGCGCCTGCTGCGCATCCGCGAACCCGGTGAGGGCGCGCTGCTGTACACCAGCAAGGAACTGAGCATCGTCACCGAGGAAAGTGCCGAGGGCGGGCAGCTCGCAGAACGGCAGCGCGCCCTGATCCAGAATATCTTTGCCCTGGAAGACCACGACGCCGGAAAACTGATGACCCCGCGCCGTGATCTGGAGACGCTGTCTCTGACGGCCACACCGCAGGAGGTGCTGGACCGCCTGGCGGGTTCGCCACGCAGCCGCTACCCGGTGTATGACGGCGACCTTGACGCCGTGGTGGGCGTGCTGCACATCAAGGACTTTATCCGCGCCCGCACCCTGGGCCACCCGCTGCACCTGGGCACCCTGATGCGCCCCCTTCCCAGCGTGCCGGCCAGCGCTCCCGCCGAGGACCTGCTGGGTCTGTTCAAACGCGGGCGCAGCCACGCTGCTCTGGTGGTGGACGACTCGGGCGACACGCTGGGATTCGTGACCCTGGACGACCTGATTGATGAGGTGATGCGTCCGGGTTCAGGTCCCCGGGAAGGCTAACTTCAGATCGTCCTGGCCGACTGCACGTCTTAAAGCGGCGAGGAGATCCCACCCCCGTGGTCCCTCAGCGCAAGCAAGGGTGCCCACCGTCGTCAGCCGGATTCGCAGGCCAGTCCGTCCCGGTCTCCATCCAGCTGCGTGCGGTATCCCGGCTGACCCCGCCGGATCGGCAAGGTGGCGCCTGCCGCCCGCGCCGCCGCACAACTCGCGAACCCTCCCGGCGGCACCACGGGCGGTGTTCTGGCCCGGTCCCCACTGGCCTCCCCCTTGAGCTGAGCGGCGCAGCTGCTGCCCTTCGGCAGGCTGAACCGGCCGGCTCCGGCCCGGTTGACCCGGTACCCCAGATCCTCCAGCGCCCCCAGCGTCAACACGCTGACCGGGTTGACCCGCCCGGTGAAGTCGCCCGCGTCCCCGGACAGAATCTCGGCGCAGACCGCCCGACCTGACCAGTGCCCGGCATCCGGGTCCAGGGGCACGCCCGGTCCCTGGCCTCCCAGCGTCCGGTAGGCGGCCAGCGCACGCGGCCCGGTGTAGTACAGGGCCCCGCCCACGCGCCGCACCAGGGTCCGTCCGTCCGTGTCACCACTGACGGAGACCCGGTAGTCCGCTTCCCACAGCGTGCCGACACCCAGCACGTGCAGCAGCTCATGAATCATGGTATCGAGCAGGTCCTCGCGCGGCAGGTCGGACAGTCCATCGGAATTCAGGTCGATCACGCCGTATACCGGCAGGTAGGAGCCGTCACGCAGGTCACATGGCATGCCGGTGGCATACACATCGTCCTTCAGGCGCTTGACCACCACGAAGACCAGCAGCTTCTTCAGGGTGCCCTGCACCCGGGGCAGTCCCCGGTCGCAGTCGTTGGCGGCAATATCGACCCGTACCGGCACAAACGGCGATGTGATCAACGCCGAGACCCGCGCCGCCGCGTCCCGCACGGTGGCCTGCTGCGCGGCCGTCAGGGGTCGGCCCAGCAGCCGCGTCTCGATACCGAACCCAGCGGCTCCCGCATGGCCCAGCAGGGCCCACGACAGCAACAGACACCACGACCAGCGCCACCAGCGCCATACAGGAAGATGCACCGGCCCACTCTACGGCCCCAGCCACCGGGACCGCCCGCACGCTACAGTGGTTCCAAGCACCGTTCCATCCTGTGCGCTGCGGCGCCGACCCGGGGTCTCTCCAGGGTTCACGGCCCGCCTTCTGGAGGTTCATGACTCACGCCGCCCCCCGGTTTCCGATCCCCGCATTCCTGCGGCCCCTCCTGACCCGCAGGACCTGGACGGCGGCGGTGGTGCTGGCCCTGCTGCTCGCCGCACCGGCCACGCACGCCCAGGGAACCGCGTCCCGGACCATCGACGTGGCCGTCTCTGGGACCACCACTGGCCAGGAATTACCGGTGCGCGAGGGCGATATCCTGCGCTTTACGCTCAGCGGTGCGGGCGGCACCGGCTACAGCTGGCAGGCGCTCGATGTGGACCCGGCCTACCTGGTTCTGATTGACCGGCAAACCGTGCCCGCCGCCGCTGCCAGTGGACCGGTACCTGTGGTGGGCGGCGCCGGCCCGACCACCGTATACCGCTACTTCGTACGCACTTCCCTGCGCCGGGGGGGCGTGGCCCTCAGCGTGCCGGTGGTCTTCGTGCATCTTCCGCCGGGCCGCGCTGGCCGCGTGGAGGTTACCCTGATCCGGTATGCCCTGGTGCCCCGCTAGCCTGTCCCTCCGGGTCCGGCTGATCCGCCAGCCGCGTGTCTCCTCTGCTCCTGGCTCGTGCCACAGCCGCAGCACGAAAATACATTCGCGCTGGAATTCATGCCTCTCCCGGCGTGGGGTCGTTCGGGAACGCCCGGTCATGCCGGAGATGTGGGTCAGGCGTGGCGGGACGTGTGGTGTCCTCGTGGGTGCCGGGTGGGTGCGGGGACGGTGCGGGTTCAGGTCCGGCGTCTCCCGCGGGCTTCTCCACCGTGACGGTGCCGGTCATGAAGGGGTGCGGCCCGCAGTGGTAGGTGTAGGTGCCTGGTTGGTCGAAGGTAAAGGTGGTGACACCGCCCCGGCCCAGACCGCGTGAGACCTCGGTGCCGTCGGGAGCCCGCATCACCAAGCCGTGCGCCACGAGGTCCGCGTTCCGCCAAGCCACGGTGGTGCCGAGCTTCACGCGCAGGTCGGGCGGCGTGAAGTGGAAGCCTGCGGCGCGGACCGTCGGGTGGTCCGCGTCGGTCAGGAGGGGCAGGTGACCCACCTCCGGCGGCAGGTTCATGCCGTGCATGCCCGCCCCCCGCTGCGCCTCTTGCGGATCGGGCTGGCCGTGCTGGTCGAGCGGCGGCCCGCCCTGCACCATGAAGTGAATGCCTCCCGGGTATGCACCATCGTTCGTGGCGTGCGGTCCGATGTGGTCGTGGAACACGAAGCGTCCGTCACGGCCCTTCACCAGCAGGTCGTAGCGTTCCCCCGGCCCGATCAGCAGGGTGTCTGCCTCATACGGCTGCGGCAGATCATGCCCGTCTTTGGCCACCACCAGAAAGCTGACTCCATGCAGGTGCATGCTGTGTACCTCGTACCCGAGGTTGATCATGCGGATCAGGCCGACGTCACCGGGGGGAAGCGGCAGGTCCGGGATGAGCGGGGCACTCACGCCGTTGACCAGAAAGTAGTTCGCTGCCGGCCGGTGCACGGTGTTTTCGGGGTCCTGATGGCTGTCCCACTCGTCGAGGATCAGGGTGTGCTCACTCTTCCAGAGCTCCGGGGTCCCGCCGCGCGGCTCCACGATCAGCGCGCCGTACATGCCCATGTCGAGGTGCAGGTTCGTCTGAAAGTGACAGTGGTACGCGAAGGTCCCCGCCTGATCGGCGACGAATTCATAAGTGTAGCTCTGCCCGGGCAGCACCTCATCCAGGCCGTCCATGCGCTGCGCGACGCTGGTGATGCCGTGAAAGTGAATGGTGTGCGGCTGGTCGAGGGTGTTGTGCAGCGTGACCCGTACGAGATCGCCCTGCTGTACGCGCAGTTCCGGCCCCGGCACGCGGGCGGGCTGTCCGGGAAAGCCGTAGGCCCACTGCTCGACCGTGACGCCCGGCGCAATCTCGCGGTGTACGCGCTGCACCTCAAGCGTGAACTCCCGCACCTGCCCGGTGTGCTGCTCGACCGGAATGCTGCCCACCGGCCGGGCCAGGAATGCCCGGACCTCCGCGTCGCGCGGCGTGGTGGCGGGCGCGTCGGCCACCGCGGTCCCCAGGATCACGGCGGCGCAGATGACGATGAACAGACTCTGCACTCGGCCTCCGCGTCCGGATGGACCTCACTTCACGCTGAAGAATCGGGTCATGCCCAGCATGGCGTGCGGCATCTTCGTTTTGGGGTCGGTGACGAAGCAGACCGCGAAGTAGTTGCCGGGCGCGAGGTTCATGTCGATGTACGTGGTCTTTCCGGGCGAGATCACGCCTCCGCCGTGTGTTTCGTCCATCGAGATGGGGGACTCGTCCTGCGTTCCGGACGGACCGTCACTCATCATGAACTTCATGACGTCCGCCTCCGTCTTGCCCGGTTTAACCGGCATGATCATCACGAAATGCGGCTGGCGCCCGTCGTTCACCACTTCCCAGGTGTGCTGCCCGGCCGCGATGTTGGTGGCCGGGAAGGCGAGGGCAAAGTCCGCGAGCTGCAGCCGGTAGTCCGCCTTCGGGGCGGCCGCCGCGTTGTCGCCTTTGGTCACCTCAAACGTCTGGAAGTACCCCAGGTTGGCCAGGGCCTGTGGATTCTTCTCGTCCCCATTGCTGCTCGTGGTAGACACCACGTAGGTACCGGGTTCCAGGTTCACGGTGAAGTCATAATTGGCTTTCGCCGCGAGTTCCGGAACGCCGCCGTACAGCTCCGAGGAGTTGATGATGCGGGCCTCGACGTCGGCAGAGTTGTCCCCCGGATCGGTGGCCAGGGCCGCCACAGCACTCTTGAGCGTGTCGGCGCTCACGCCCGGGTTGAGCTTGAACAGCTGTATCTCGGCCGGACGGTCCGTGTCGTTCTTCAGGGTGAAATGCACGTACCCGGCGGGCACCTGCGCGGGTACCTGGTAGCCGTCCTTCGTCGTGGTGATCGTGACGTTGGGCGCGGACTGGGCGGCGGCGGCGCTCAGCAGCGTCAGTGTCAGGGCGGCCAATGAGAACTGAAGTGCATGCATATGGACCTCCGGCCAGGGCTGGCCTGTGCATTCCCGCCGCAGCGCCTTGACGCTGCCTGTTCGGTTGGCCTGAGCGTAGACAACGCAGCGTGACCGGGGCGTGATCGGGGTGTGGGGGCCCGGTTGCCGGCCCCACTCACTGCTGCGATGCGCCGCATCCTGTCCCCGCTCTGGGGCCGTGACGCGGCCGTTCCAGCGTTGGCAAAGTCCCTGCCTGTCTTTCTACAGGGGCGCGGATGGCGCGACGCCCGGCCCCCGTCCGACGCAGTGCCTGCCGGTGTCGAGGCCGGTTCCCCAACGCGGGAGGCCTTCCCCCGTTCCATCAGGTCAGGTCCAAATGTGAGATTCAAGCGGCTTTGGGTGTGTACTGCGGACGGTAGCCTCACAAACTCCGAAACTCTCTGGAGCTTCGAACCTCATGGACCGGGTGTGGCCCCTGCGGCACTGACCTGGCCGCCCGACGGGCGACGGAATCCCGGCAGGATCACCAGCAGCACTCTGACCCCAACTGGGCTGCACCTCAACACCGGGAATGCGCTTCCTGGTGAGGGCAATACCCGTTGCCTGAAGCTGCTGAGCAAGCTTCGGCGTGCCTGCGTCCCGACGCTCCTGGACTTTTCATTGCTGAATGGAGTCTGACATGGCTGAACCTTTCCTCGGCGAAATAAAACTGGTGGGCTTCTCCTTCGTGCCGCGTGGCTGGGCGTTCTGCAACGGCCAGCTGCTGCCCATCAATCAGAATCAGGCGCTGTTTGCCCTGCTGGGAACCCTCTATGGCGGCGATGGACGAACCACCTTCGCGCTGCCGGATCTGCGCGGGCGCATTCCACTTCATCACGGTGCGGGGCCGGGCCTGCCCCTGATGAAGCAGGGCGAGCGTTCCGGCACGGAAACCGTCTCCCTGACCACACGGGAGGTGCCGGGTCATACGCATCTGGTGAACGCCAGCACACAGGCGGCCACGCGGACCACGCCAGACGGCACCTTCCTGGCGACGGCCGGCAGCGATGAAATCTACCTCGCTGACAACCCGACAGACGCGCTCAGCCCGTCCTCGGTGGCGAACGCTGGTGAGGGGCTCCCCCACGACAACCGCATGCCGTTCCTGGCCCTGAATTACATCATTGCGGTGTTCGGCATCTATCCCTCTCGGAACTGATGGAGGCCACCATGACAGATCCTTATCTCGGCGAGATCCGCGCCTTCGGCTTTGGCTTCACGCCCCGGGGCTGGGCGCTGTGTGATGGACAACTCCTCCCCATTGCCCAGTACACGGCCCTCTACTCGCTGCTGGGCACCATCTATGGCGGCAATG contains:
- a CDS encoding multicopper oxidase family protein — encoded protein: MQSLFIVICAAVILGTAVADAPATTPRDAEVRAFLARPVGSIPVEQHTGQVREFTLEVQRVHREIAPGVTVEQWAYGFPGQPARVPGPELRVQQGDLVRVTLHNTLDQPHTIHFHGITSVAQRMDGLDEVLPGQSYTYEFVADQAGTFAYHCHFQTNLHLDMGMYGALIVEPRGGTPELWKSEHTLILDEWDSHQDPENTVHRPAANYFLVNGVSAPLIPDLPLPPGDVGLIRMINLGYEVHSMHLHGVSFLVVAKDGHDLPQPYEADTLLIGPGERYDLLVKGRDGRFVFHDHIGPHATNDGAYPGGIHFMVQGGPPLDQHGQPDPQEAQRGAGMHGMNLPPEVGHLPLLTDADHPTVRAAGFHFTPPDLRVKLGTTVAWRNADLVAHGLVMRAPDGTEVSRGLGRGGVTTFTFDQPGTYTYHCGPHPFMTGTVTVEKPAGDAGPEPAPSPHPPGTHEDTTRPATPDPHLRHDRAFPNDPTPGEA
- a CDS encoding excalibur calcium-binding domain-containing protein: MHLPVWRWWRWSWCLLLSWALLGHAGAAGFGIETRLLGRPLTAAQQATVRDAAARVSALITSPFVPVRVDIAANDCDRGLPRVQGTLKKLLVFVVVKRLKDDVYATGMPCDLRDGSYLPVYGVIDLNSDGLSDLPREDLLDTMIHELLHVLGVGTLWEADYRVSVSGDTDGRTLVRRVGGALYYTGPRALAAYRTLGGQGPGVPLDPDAGHWSGRAVCAEILSGDAGDFTGRVNPVSVLTLGALEDLGYRVNRAGAGRFSLPKGSSCAAQLKGEASGDRARTPPVVPPGGFASCAAARAAGATLPIRRGQPGYRTQLDGDRDGLACESG
- a CDS encoding hemolysin family protein, whose amino-acid sequence is MLSYLLPILIIAVLVVLNGLFVAAEFALVASRRSRLKTLAEGGNPAARWLYDLTGHVTGKDRYIAVAQLGITLASIGLGMYGEPAIAAWLYGPFEALGLPYAAAHTVGFVVALSLITFLHVVFGEMIPKALALQTPETVSVRVHPLMRVFGLLFRPMIALLTALALGLMRLLRIREPGEGALLYTSKELSIVTEESAEGGQLAERQRALIQNIFALEDHDAGKLMTPRRDLETLSLTATPQEVLDRLAGSPRSRYPVYDGDLDAVVGVLHIKDFIRARTLGHPLHLGTLMRPLPSVPASAPAEDLLGLFKRGRSHAALVVDDSGDTLGFVTLDDLIDEVMRPGSGPREG
- a CDS encoding hemolysin family protein; translation: MSVLLTLAIILTMVGFNALYVAAEFATVGSRRSRVQAAAEGGNRAAAALLNILSDPRRLDTYVAACQIGITLSSLVAGSFGQARLIPLLSPVLGSVGGTVAATVVVLVFITMLQVVLGELLPKTVALRYPERLAIAVLRPLQLSLLLFRPLIAVFNGAAFAAMRAWGLDTDHSHAHVHSPEELEDLYRQSARGGLIDAAERDMVSGVLNVETRLAREIMTPRVRLISVPATLSVREALQRVAGTSYSRFPVTDGQADDVVGMVHLRPLFLAAETRPETPVSEVMVPPLVVSEGLNVPRLWQRLRLEGRHSAVVVDEYGSVAGLVTLEDTLEEIFGEMQDEFDQEDDPVSVQGQRVSVRGDVLVKMLNDRFELQLPTDEVDTIGGLMWQRLGRLPEVGDELTFGAITLRVEAMHRRTVQRVGFTMARAGDDRNQETHR
- a CDS encoding protease inhibitor I42 family protein; the protein is MTHAAPRFPIPAFLRPLLTRRTWTAAVVLALLLAAPATHAQGTASRTIDVAVSGTTTGQELPVREGDILRFTLSGAGGTGYSWQALDVDPAYLVLIDRQTVPAAAASGPVPVVGGAGPTTVYRYFVRTSLRRGGVALSVPVVFVHLPPGRAGRVEVTLIRYALVPR
- a CDS encoding phage tail protein: MESDMAEPFLGEIKLVGFSFVPRGWAFCNGQLLPINQNQALFALLGTLYGGDGRTTFALPDLRGRIPLHHGAGPGLPLMKQGERSGTETVSLTTREVPGHTHLVNASTQAATRTTPDGTFLATAGSDEIYLADNPTDALSPSSVANAGEGLPHDNRMPFLALNYIIAVFGIYPSRN